The genomic DNA CAAATATTAACTATAATCTACCGGAAAAATTAAGCAAAGTCACATTGAATGCTATAATTACAGTTTTCAAACCCAAAAGTAAAGAATCtaaagcaaaaatatatttataaaaaatccCCCCACCGAAAGTAGAAACGAAATTAGAAATGTAATGAACTCTCAATGTTTTGCTTGCTTTAAAAAGAAGACACCAAATGtattatgcaaatgatggaAAAGATGGCCGCCAATTAGCATATTCCCTTTTCCCCATTACACTAATACATGACACATTTCTTCCTACAGTGCATATAGTCTACATGCATCTAACGGCTTAGCCCAACATGATACTTGTCTTATAATTGGATCAAGTGTTTTCTTATTCAATCtacaataattgaaatattttacatttcgtACAATAAATCAGGGGTTAGCGTTCCCTTTTCGTTTTCATTTATAATTCATAAATAAGTCTattgtataatacatgtatgtgtatgtgtttcttgaatacaatttttgtacagggatacttgaaatatgttttatttatatgtcaaaatgtacaaaacaaactgtaatttttgaaaatggaaataaacgaaatgaaatgaaataaaacgtattcttaagcaaaaaaaaataattaatttcatttcaattttcattttttcactattcaataaaacataataatttATCCCTTCATCTTTTTATGAGGGTAAATATCACCCCCCCCTTTATATGATggtcatttgtttttgtttataattttataaataGCATTGGCCAGGGAGTTTCAAAATTGGTTAATAGTATAATTCCAGCAAAATACCTATTCtccacaataaaaaaaacacaccctGACAAATTGAAAAGGGTGTACCTATCAACCGATAAACGTCGTCATGaaccaacaaaaatatagaaataaactGAACATATCATACCTTAGGGTCCTCAGATGTTTGAGGTCGTCCGATGATCTGAAAGCTTGAATCATTCGTTCGGTCTGATCGTTACCGATGTTGATATTTCTTAATGTGACCTTGACAAGCTGAGGTGAGACCTTGCGAAGTGCATTGGGTAGTGAAGTTGGATCATCGTGGAGAGAAGCCGGTTGTTTAGCATACTTAACCGTATGAATGGTGAGCTCTGTCGCGGCTGGTAGATGGATCCTGTGGATGACGTCACATCTGATCGTGCGCCATACCTGTATCGTGATCCTCTTCACAATGTCAAACATCGAACCACAATCCTGCCATCCTTCTCGTGTCCTATCAGTAACTGTCAGATCAGTCACAGTTGAGCTCGTGTTGCAGTCATCCTATACAATAGATGAGAAAATAATAAAGTGACCCTAAGAGATTACAAGACATCATACAAGTGGAAACATGATATTAATTTATTACCATTCACATCGGCTGACAATATATAAGTATAAGAAAGTATAAGTATTCATTTCTTGTCCATAAATTGAAATTCTTCTTGTTTGCATGCCGTACAAATacataataaagacaacagaTTATATAAACTTATACATATGTAACATGAACAATTTAATCTACAAAATGGAGGAGATAATGAAGAATATATATAACACgctggagaaaaaaaacatctaaAACATATCTTAGGAAAAAAACAGATCACCAATGAAGTGTTTTCTTTACGATTGTATTTTTGTCATCCTAATTTcaagaaacaacaaaatatattcttAGTAGATTTTCTCACATCACGCTTTcgatttttttcttacaaacaCTTCATTTTATGAATACGAACGGAGAATCAATAATTgcacagaaaaataaaatgaaacaattaacaTAGCACTGTATTAAATTCATCAAAGTTTCatttaaaatgagaaagttatggcattaaAATGGGTTGTTACTAACTTACCATTCACTTTGTCGTGTCtcgtttgaattaaacaatatttttatcttttacaGATCATACACTCTTCATGAAGCACCACAAGTGTACAACAATGGCAATTTACCTTGTGTAAAGACAAGTCAAActtaaattaattaaaatatataaaaaaaattgtaagttgGTGActtcatcagtttcctcatttgcatgccagTCAGGATGTGTACATaactatttcatgaatttgagcAAAATATCATTTGACATCcggttttgaataaaaaaaagctcgtttgattttctttaattcaatgtAACCCTTCGAAGAACAGAAAAATAATATGCGCTACAGGCTATGTATGGCTAGAAGAGATAGCACACCCTAGTACATTCATCAGTGCAATCAAATTCAGTAGcggaataaacaaaatattttgagaggtCGAGCGTGGAAAGAGAggttaaatttaaaaaaaatatgtataatttCAACAAATAAAATTCACTGATCCATATACATaggtataaaaatgaaaattttagttATAAACAGTTTATCATAATGTTTAATGAAACCAATAATGTATTGTTTGATCTATATTACTAATCATTCACATGTAAAAACCTCTTATATAATTACCTTTACAGTTGATGCCACCGATGATGATGTATAGTAGAAGTCAACATGATAGCTACCATTGAGTGTCAGGTTCTTCAGAcgattcatcttacagatgaagagagcgagatcacgtgatgcagaggGGCGTTCATTGAGATCATCATTGTGATGAAGaatctcaatctgatataataGTAACATGAAATGAAGCCAAAATTACTTGACGTTTCTTATACAACAATGTACAGTGACATCATATATGATTTGTTTTATccacaaataaataaacaaatccgATTATGATATTATTCATGGTATGCAAATCGATATCATGTAGAAGATCACTCGTTTAAAATGTTGATCACTGCCATTGCATGTTTCCGAAAATGTCACGCATCATATTTTGGACAAATACATCCTGCCAAGAAAATCCGGATAAAAgaacttttttcaaaaaaatctgcTATAAATGGTTAATTTTACCCTGCATCACAAGATAAAAAAGGTTATATATCTtttaataaattttgatgacaaCTTGGGTTAAAATATACAGGCCCATACGTAGtgtaaatcataattatgatgattataatacaaAAGATTAAAGGGTCAATCAGTTGCAACATTCAAAGggttttcaagaattttagatTTGGGTAATTaagttgatttattgatatctgAACCTCcgaaaattgtgttttattacataaaaaacattCCACAAAGCAtgatcataaacaaaataaaaaaatatacttctGATTCCATGTTTTTTCTTGATATATTATTCGGTAGAGTTCAAGCGGTTATTATTCCCATGGTACTTTCTCTTAGATTCCTAaatcaaaaatgaaaagggacaTAATGGCAGAAAGATTTATGAAATTGCTTGGTCCATGGTTTACCATTGACTATTAAttgaaaattgatataaatgacaattcagtaaaacaatttctttttatatgagGCATCAAAGCCTCATTAGATAACTTGATATCAATAGAATGAGGGTAATAAAAATATGACCTTATATGGTTTGCTTGTATTACACGTATATATGTAAAATAGATATTACCTTTCTAGTTGATGCCATCGACgatgttgagtagaagtcatcatgatagcTACCATCGAGTGTCAGgttcttcagatgattcatcttacagacGAAGAGAGcgagatcacgtgatgcagaggGGCGTTCACTGAGATCCTCATTGTGATGAAGAATCTCAATCTGACATAACTGTAACATGAAATGAAGCCAAAATTACTTGAAGCTTCTTATACAACAATGTACACTGACATCATATATGATTTGTTTTATCcacaaatgaataaacaaatctgATTATGATAGTATTCCTGGTATGCAAATCGATATCACGTAGAAGATTACTCATTTTAAATATTGATCATTGCCATTCCATGTTTACGAAAATGTCACGCATCATATTTTGGACAAATACATCCTGCCAAGAAAATCCAGataaaagaactttattttaaaaaaaatctgctataaatgattaattttacCCTGCATCACAAGGTAAAAAAGGTTATACATCCACAAGTAAATTTTGATGACAACTTGGGTTAAAATATACAGGCCTATACGTAGtgtaaatcataattatgatgattaaaatgcaaaagattAAAGGGTCAATCAGTTCCAACATTCAAAtgattttcaagaatttttatATTTGGGTAATtgagttgatttattgatatctgAACCTCCGAAAATTGTGTTTCATTACATAAAAACATTCCAAAAAGCATGAtcataataaacaaaaagaTTTCTGATTCCATGCTCTTTCTTGATATATTATTCGTTAGAGTTCAAGCGGTTATTATTCCCATGGTACTTTCTCTTAGATTCCTAAATCAAAAATGAGAAGGGACATAATGGCCGAAGATTTATGAAATTGCTTGGTCCATGGTTTACCATTGACTATTAATTGACAAttaatataataacaattaagtaaaacaatttattttttatatgaggCATCAAAGCCTCATTAGATAACTTGACATCAATAGAATGAGGGGTATTAAAAATCTGAACTTATATTGTTTGCTTGTATTactgttttacatgtaaaaacatcCTCATAGATATTACCTTTGTAGTTGATGCTATCGACGATaatgttgagtagaagtcatcatgataccGACGATCGAGTCTGAGGTTCTTCCTATGATTCAActtacagatgaactgagcgaaatcacgtgatgcagaggGGCGTTCACTGAGATCCTCATCGTGCCGAAGAATCTCAATCTGATATCACAGTAGCATAAATATGAAGCCAAAATTACTTGACGTTTCTTATACAACAATGTACACTGAcatcaaatattatttattttatccaCTAATCCGCTTATGATAGTATTCATGGTATGCAAATCGATATCATGTAGAACATTActcattttaaatgttgatcaTTGCATTTGCATGTTTCCGAAAATGTCACGCATCATATTTTCGACAAATACATCTTGCCAAGAAAATCCGGATAAAAGAACTTTTGTGTAAACAATGTGCTATAAATTGTTAATTTTAACCTGCATCACAAGGTAAAAAAgattatatatattaaataaatTTCTGATAACTTGGGTTAAAATATACAGGCCTATACGTAGtgtaaaacataattatgatgataataatacaaaagaTTAATGGGTCAATCAGTTGCAACATTCAAAggattttcaagaattttagatTTGGGTAATtgagttgatttattgatatctgAACCTCCGAAAATTGTGTTTcattacataaaaaacattttacaaacaatgatcataatcaaaagaaaaaatatatttctgattCCATGTTTTTTCTTGATATATTATTCGGTAGAGTTCAAGCGGTTATTATTCCCATGGTACTTTCTCTTAGATTCctaaatcaaaaaaaaaaaaaatcaaaaatgaaaagggacaTCATGGCCGAGAGATTTATGAAATTGCTTGGTCCATGGTTTACCATTGACTATTAATTGATAATTAATATAACAATTCAGTAAAACAATTTATTCTTTATATGAGGTATCAAAGTCTCATTAGATAACTTGACATCGATAGAATGAGGGGGATTGAAAATCTGAACTTATGTGGTTTGCTTGTATTactgttttacatgtaaaaacatcCTAATAGATATTACCTTTGTAGTTGATGCCATCGACGATaatgttgagtagaagtcatcatgatagcTACTATCGAGTATCAGTTCcttcagatgattcatcttacagatgaactgagcgaaatcacgtgatgcagaggGGTGTTCACTGAGATCCTCCTCGTGCCGAAGAATCTCAATCTGATATCACAGTAGCATAAACATGAAGCCAAAAGAAATGTTCTTAGCGTATAGCACACTGTTATCTATGCACTGTAATGATATACCTTGCCAACCCTTATGGAacaatgattttatcaaaataggtTATAGCTCAATTCACAGAAGAGCTCTAAATAATAGGGGTGTTcgttttgttaatgatattttagatgtacatggcaatttcctctctttgaatgaccttcaggaaaaatacaatgttcaaataaattttcttttttaccgtGGATTATGTGATGCTATAAGAGACGGTTTTAGCAATGGCCCACACTTTAGCAAGTTCCAAGAACCTATTATCCCTGATACAATAGCACttgttatgaaatatgataaaggtTGTTCACACATCTATAcgattcttaaaaagaaaagaaaagtggagTGTAAAAGTTTTCTTAAGTGGAAGTGTATATTCGATATGAATGACAAGCAATGGCAGTCGTATTGCTCTATTGGATTCAGTTGTACTACCGATGTGAATTTACGTTGGTTTcagttcaaaataatgcaacgcattttatatacaaatgaaatattgtttaaaattaatttagctcaacaaaaagaatgtactttttgtaatgtacacCGTGAAACAGTCACTCATCTACTTTGTGAATGCACATGTATTAAACATATATGGGACAAGTTTGAGCAATGGATATTTCTTAAAACtggaaatagaatatttttctctaataaagaaaaattatttggctTAAGAGGTTCAAGtaatcatgcattaaattgtttattgatagtGATACGGCTAATGATTTACACTTCCagagtaaaacatcaattacctgtttttgataatatcaaatttgcacttcagaattatttcaagaatgaaaaatatatcgcagagtcaaattgtaaaatggtaaagtttacaaagaaatggtttcaattacgtgccatgtttacatgaggtgatctgttcagttccctttccatgtacaattatacatatgaatattattgttcatttactcctcgcttgtttcttaaattgtttactattatgtgaacctgacagttcaatttatatatttgttgcaattactgttgtactgtatttcgttgttattaatttgatttgtcattgaaaagtTATCTTGtaatgtttgaataataataaaatccctgtggaggggaaacaaattgaaaaaaaaattaagccaAAATTGCTTGACGTTTCTTATACAACAATGTGCACTGACatcatatattatttattttatccacaaattaataaacaaatccGGTTATGATAGTATTCATGGTATGCAAATCTATATCATGCATTGCATTTGCATGTTTCCGAAAATGTCACTTACAATACTTTGGGAAAATACATCCTGCAATAGAAAATCCGGataaaaaattatctttttaaaatctgGTATAAATAGTAATTTTACTCTGCCTCAGAAGGTAAAAATGTTATCCTAACAGAAATGTTGGTAACAACTACGGTTTTAATATACAGGCCTATTCGTCGTGtgaatcataattatcatgattataatgcaAGAGGTCAATCAGTTGCAACATTCAAAggattttcaagaattttagatTTGGGCAATTGAGTTAATTTATTGATATCTGAACCTCCGAAAATTGTGTTTCATTACATAAAAACGTTCCAAAAAGCATGAtcataatgaaaagaaaaaatatacttctgattccatgtttttttcttgatatattATTTGGTAGAGTTCAAGCGGTTATTATTCTCATGGTACTTTCTCTTAGATTCCTAaatcaaaaatgaaaagggacaTAATGGCCGAGAGATTTATAAAATTGCTTGGTCCATGGTTTACCATTGACTATTAATTGATAATtaatataataacaattcagtaaAACAATTTATTCTTTATATGAGGTATCAAAGTCTCATTAGATAACTTGACATCAATAGAATGAGGGGTATTACAATTCTGAACTTATGTGGTTTGCTTGTATTactgttttacatgtaaaaacatcCTAATAGATATTACCTTTGTAGTTGATGCTAACAACGATaatgttgagtagaagtcatcatgatagcTACCATAGAGTATCAGTTCCTTCAGATGATTGatcttacagatgaactgagcgaaatcacgtgatgcagaggGGCGTTCACTGAGATCCTCATCGTGCCGAAGAATCTCAATCTGATATCACAGTAGCATAAACACGAAGCCAAAATTACTTGACGTTTCTTATACAACAATGTACAATTACATCATATATTATCTATTTTATCCACAAATCCGGTTATGATAGTATTCATGGTATGCAAATCTATATCATGTAGAAGATTActcattttaaatgttgatcaTTGCATTTGCATGTTTCCGAAAATGTCACGCATCATATTTTGGAcaaataggggaaggcggggtaagttgagcataggggcaagttgagccaccagccccaggccaataatgaatgagtcagacattgtggtggtgtcatgtattgatgacccatagcataacccctaaccccaccacattgtttccaactttgaaacaaaaagtagttttttagagggaaaaatatgaatttcagccaaaaaagttaaaaagagtgtgaaatagataagtcgtttataaacacacatgtctttaaatatattaaagacatgataacaacattattagtccaggtatggatcttcattcttgtcatagtcttttatatgatggatgcataataaatgtgtggatacaaaattattgcactaagttcggactggggtaagttgagccaaacagcatggggcaagtttagccatggtaattcctatggtaatgtatcttaaaaaactaacaaaccataaaaatagaTTGGAATGCAGGCtaaaaggagcaaatttacatgactgctcttttccttttacaggatgttagtatttatagagaattagcaagtgaaaagactttaaacaaaaaattgacatgctggttttccccccatacattttgtacatatagtccaggatagaagaggcgtaaccttgtttttttatatatacaatattttttgatggtttcttgtcaattcgagggtgctggttacgaatctgaatgatgccactcgtgtaaccttgagcattttccgcaaattggcaaaatccaatatggccgccaaaatatgcaaattacccataaaaatcctaaaattatccgcacattagctacgaaatgcatgaaattgtgtggcaggagtgagatactccctgaatttttttttgaccaaatatttattttcctcatattcaaaatggccgccatagtccattgtatactctattatgtacaatataaatagggaaaactagctttcacaaaaatgagcactaaaccgcaaaaaatcgcgatgtatgaacaaaatga from Lytechinus variegatus isolate NC3 chromosome 8, Lvar_3.0, whole genome shotgun sequence includes the following:
- the LOC121420556 gene encoding uncharacterized protein LOC121420556 yields the protein MVMEIEILRHDEDLSERPSASRDFAQFICKINHLKELILYGSYHDDFYSTLSLLASTTKIEILRHEEDLSEHPSASRDFAQFICKMNHLKELILDSSYHDDFYSTLSSMASTTKVISIRMFLHDLSERPSASRDFAQFICKLNHRKNLRLDRRYHDDFYSTLSSIASTTKIEILHHNEDLSERPSASRDLALFVCKMNHLKNLTLDGSYHDDFYSTSSMASTRKIEILHHNDDLNERPSASRDLALFICKMNRLKNLTLNGSYHVDFYYTSSSVASTVKDDCNTSSTVTDLTVTDRTREGWQDCGSMFDIVKRITIQVWRTIRCDVIHRIHLPAATELTIHTVKYAKQPASLHDDPTSLPNALRKVSPQLVKVTLRNINIGNDQTERMIQAFRSSDDLKHLRTLRFLRCGTDESFDSSCIDSNGEHKITVDIVHGKPLGKRLR